The Acidimicrobiia bacterium genome includes a window with the following:
- a CDS encoding NAD(P)H-dependent oxidoreductase subunit E yields the protein MAFSDANLTRAREIVARYPRPKSAILPLAHLAQDQDGWLTREAMEEIADLVGVSPAEVQGTCSFYTMFKRRPSGSLLVSVCTNVTCLVTGGPAVLDHLDRRYAEDDDVYVEEVECLAACGGAPAMQVNYEFHEGMTPEGAEAVIEDYKAGRRAARTISGSTR from the coding sequence ATGGCGTTCTCCGACGCGAACCTCACCCGCGCGCGGGAGATCGTGGCGCGCTACCCGCGCCCGAAGTCGGCGATCCTGCCGCTCGCGCACCTCGCGCAGGATCAGGACGGCTGGCTCACGCGCGAGGCGATGGAAGAGATCGCAGACCTCGTCGGCGTGTCGCCGGCCGAGGTGCAGGGCACGTGCTCCTTCTACACGATGTTCAAGCGCCGCCCGTCCGGTTCGCTGCTCGTGTCGGTGTGCACCAACGTCACCTGCCTCGTGACCGGTGGCCCCGCGGTGCTCGACCACCTCGACCGCCGCTACGCGGAGGACGACGACGTGTACGTCGAGGAAGTCGAGTGCCTCGCGGCGTGCGGTGGTGCGCCCGCGATGCAGGTGAACTACGAGTTCCACGAAGGGATGACGCCCGAGGGCGCCGAGGCCGTGATCGAGGATTACAAGGCCGGCCGCCGCGCCGCGCGCACCATTTCGGGAAGTACGCGATGA
- the nuoD gene encoding NADH dehydrogenase (quinone) subunit D produces MSNENLTEVTDPNTGDPSDDAVAERVGSADAALDHPFHHVPADEARLERQTAEGAQELRTRAKEIVLTGGLWPTDELGDTMVINMGPQHPSTHGVLRIMMELDSEELVRAKAVIGYLHTGMEKTGEELTYVQGATNVTRMDYASPLSNELVYSTAVERLLDIGVPERATWMRMMLVELNRISSHLLFQATNGMDIGAVSMMLYGWREREEVLRLLETITGLRMNHNYIRPGGVAADLPDGWRERVLGVMDVVEEGVADYDALLTQNPIWQERTVGIGCITTEQCLELSITGPILRSTGFAWDLRKNQPYLAYEDVDFDVIYTDNGDVFDRYRIRLYEILESVKIVRQCVAKMPGGDYRVQDRKVTPPPRARIDESMEALIHHFKLFTEGFKVPAGETYTAIESPRGEIGCYMVSDGSSKPVRMHIRGPSFYNLQSMGPMVHDSLVADAVAIVSSIDPIMGEVDR; encoded by the coding sequence ATGAGTAACGAGAATCTGACCGAGGTGACGGATCCGAACACGGGTGACCCGAGCGACGACGCGGTCGCGGAACGCGTCGGTTCGGCCGACGCCGCGCTCGACCATCCGTTCCACCACGTCCCCGCCGACGAGGCGCGCCTCGAGCGCCAGACCGCGGAGGGTGCGCAGGAGCTGCGCACGCGCGCGAAGGAGATCGTCCTCACCGGCGGTCTGTGGCCGACCGACGAGCTCGGCGACACGATGGTCATCAACATGGGCCCGCAGCACCCGTCGACGCACGGTGTGCTGCGCATCATGATGGAGCTCGACTCCGAAGAGCTCGTCCGCGCCAAGGCCGTCATCGGCTACCTGCACACCGGCATGGAGAAGACCGGTGAGGAGCTGACGTACGTGCAGGGCGCGACGAACGTGACGCGCATGGACTACGCGTCGCCGTTGTCGAACGAGCTCGTGTACTCGACGGCCGTCGAACGACTGCTCGACATCGGAGTGCCCGAGCGCGCGACGTGGATGCGCATGATGCTCGTCGAGCTCAACCGCATCTCGTCGCACCTGCTGTTCCAGGCGACGAACGGCATGGACATCGGCGCGGTCTCGATGATGCTCTACGGGTGGCGCGAGCGCGAAGAGGTGCTGCGCCTGCTCGAGACGATCACCGGCCTGCGGATGAACCACAACTACATCCGACCGGGTGGTGTCGCGGCCGACCTGCCCGACGGCTGGCGCGAACGCGTGCTCGGCGTGATGGACGTCGTCGAGGAAGGTGTCGCCGACTACGACGCGCTGCTCACGCAGAACCCGATCTGGCAGGAACGCACCGTCGGCATCGGTTGCATCACGACCGAGCAGTGCCTCGAGCTCTCGATCACCGGACCCATCCTGCGCTCGACCGGTTTCGCGTGGGACCTGCGCAAGAACCAGCCGTACCTCGCCTACGAGGACGTCGACTTCGACGTGATCTACACCGACAACGGCGACGTCTTCGACCGGTACCGCATCCGTCTCTACGAGATCCTCGAGTCGGTGAAGATCGTGCGCCAGTGCGTCGCGAAGATGCCCGGTGGCGACTACCGCGTGCAGGATCGCAAGGTGACCCCACCGCCGCGCGCCCGCATCGACGAGTCGATGGAAGCGCTGATCCACCACTTCAAGCTCTTCACCGAGGGCTTCAAGGTGCCGGCGGGCGAGACGTACACCGCGATCGAGTCGCCGCGCGGTGAGATCGGTTGCTACATGGTGAGCGACGGATCGTCGAAGCCGGTGCGCATGCACATCCGCGGTCCGTCCTTCTACAACCTCCAGTCGATGGGACCGATGGTGCACGACAGCCTCGTCGCCGACGCGGTCGCGATCGTGTCGAGCATCGATCCGATCATGGGGGAGGTCGACCGCTAG
- a CDS encoding NADH-quinone oxidoreductase subunit C, translating into MADDEVREPDHEGGAAEAVAATPPADEVAAALCERFEGSVHFESHGQNVVYLDRSQLGEAAAYLRDHEQFTMCVDVTAVDHLVDGVRHCPAGVTPERFEVVANFLSHARNRRIRLICEVPGDDPTVPSLTGVYPGTNFPERETYDLLGIRFDGHPDLTRILMPDDWNGHPLRKDDPSARVPVTFKGDPRPR; encoded by the coding sequence ATGGCCGACGACGAAGTTCGTGAACCAGATCACGAGGGCGGCGCGGCCGAGGCCGTCGCCGCCACGCCGCCCGCAGACGAGGTCGCGGCCGCGCTCTGCGAGCGCTTCGAAGGCTCGGTGCACTTCGAGTCCCACGGGCAGAACGTCGTCTACCTCGATCGCTCGCAACTCGGCGAGGCCGCCGCGTACCTGCGCGATCACGAGCAGTTCACGATGTGCGTCGACGTGACGGCGGTCGACCACCTCGTCGACGGCGTGCGCCACTGCCCCGCGGGCGTGACGCCCGAGCGCTTCGAGGTCGTCGCCAACTTCCTCTCGCACGCGCGCAACCGCCGTATCCGGTTGATCTGCGAGGTGCCCGGGGACGACCCGACGGTGCCGTCGCTCACGGGCGTCTACCCGGGGACCAACTTCCCCGAGCGCGAGACCTACGACCTGCTCGGCATCCGCTTCGACGGCCACCCCGACCTCACGCGCATCCTCATGCCCGACGACTGGAACGGGCACCCGCTGCGCAAGGACGATCCGTCGGCGCGCGTCCCGGTCACCTTCAAGGGCGATCCGAGGCCGCGATGA
- the ndhC gene encoding NADH-quinone oxidoreductase subunit A — protein sequence MNDYLPILLMIGLVIAFAGLSFVASGLLAPQSPNSAKQAPYECGIVPEVEPAERFPVKFYLVAMAFIVLDVEIVFLYPFAVVFRQLGLFGLVAMGAFVFGLLIPFAYLLSVGALAWGPVQRRLASGIGPVRRVSSAVFDPAAARAVDAAAAEHEAA from the coding sequence GTGAACGACTACCTGCCGATCCTGCTGATGATCGGGCTCGTGATCGCCTTCGCCGGTCTGTCGTTCGTCGCATCGGGTCTGCTCGCGCCACAGTCGCCGAACTCGGCGAAGCAGGCGCCCTACGAGTGCGGCATCGTCCCCGAGGTCGAGCCGGCCGAGCGCTTCCCGGTGAAGTTCTATCTGGTCGCGATGGCGTTCATCGTGCTCGACGTCGAGATCGTGTTCCTCTATCCCTTCGCCGTCGTCTTCCGACAGCTCGGCCTGTTCGGACTCGTGGCGATGGGCGCGTTCGTCTTCGGTTTGCTCATCCCGTTCGCGTACCTGCTGTCGGTCGGCGCGCTCGCGTGGGGTCCGGTGCAGCGCCGGCTCGCGTCCGGCATCGGGCCGGTGCGCCGCGTGTCGAGCGCGGTCTTCGATCCCGCGGCGGCACGCGCGGTCGACGCCGCCGCGGCCGAGCACGAAGCGGCCTGA
- a CDS encoding geranylgeranyl reductase family protein: MTDRYDALVVGAGPCGASAAYWLAERGRRVLVVEKKRFPREKTCGDGLTPRAVRQLHDMGLAEPLSEFQRFGGLRSIAHGITLELEWPDHPDFPPYGYVVRRRELDQMVAEAAVKAGATLWPATEAIAPALSDGVLDGAVVRRAETGTTETVRADYVVVADGANSRFGRALGTARDRSYPLGMAIRGYFTSPYHDEPWIESHLDLRDRDGNHLPGYGWIFPVGDGTVNVGVGLLSTFKGWKDVNTSRLMEAFCDTAPARWGIGPDTACGPPTGGKLPTGTSVHPAVGPNFVVAGDAAGSVNPFNGEGISIAYETGRIAAEAVDLALATDDGLALQTYTERVQEMYGLYFKVARVFVAAIGNPAVMRELTRVGMQSRTLMEWVLRIMANLLRPDELGPAEAAYKVVERLVALS, from the coding sequence ATGACAGATCGGTATGACGCACTCGTCGTGGGCGCGGGACCGTGCGGCGCGTCGGCCGCGTACTGGCTCGCGGAGCGCGGGCGGCGCGTGCTCGTCGTCGAGAAGAAGCGCTTCCCGCGCGAGAAGACCTGCGGCGACGGGCTCACGCCACGCGCGGTGCGCCAACTCCACGACATGGGTCTCGCCGAGCCCCTCTCCGAGTTCCAGCGCTTCGGCGGCCTGCGCTCGATCGCACACGGGATCACGCTCGAGCTCGAATGGCCCGACCACCCCGATTTCCCGCCCTACGGCTACGTCGTGCGCCGCCGCGAGCTCGACCAGATGGTCGCCGAGGCCGCGGTGAAGGCCGGGGCGACGCTCTGGCCGGCGACCGAGGCGATCGCGCCCGCCCTGTCGGATGGCGTGCTCGACGGTGCGGTGGTCCGCCGGGCCGAGACCGGCACCACCGAGACCGTCCGGGCCGACTACGTGGTGGTCGCCGACGGCGCCAACTCCCGCTTCGGCCGCGCCCTGGGCACCGCGCGCGATCGCAGCTACCCGCTCGGCATGGCGATTCGCGGCTATTTCACCAGTCCGTACCATGACGAGCCCTGGATCGAGAGCCATCTCGACCTCCGTGATCGGGACGGGAACCATTTGCCGGGGTATGGGTGGATCTTCCCGGTTGGCGACGGCACGGTGAACGTCGGGGTCGGGCTGCTGTCGACCTTCAAGGGCTGGAAGGACGTGAACACCTCCCGTCTGATGGAGGCGTTCTGCGACACCGCGCCGGCCCGGTGGGGGATCGGCCCCGACACCGCGTGCGGCCCGCCGACCGGCGGCAAGCTCCCGACCGGCACGTCGGTGCACCCCGCGGTCGGTCCCAACTTCGTCGTCGCCGGCGACGCCGCCGGCAGCGTGAACCCGTTCAACGGCGAGGGCATCTCGATCGCGTACGAGACCGGCCGGATCGCGGCCGAGGCGGTCGACCTCGCGCTCGCGACCGACGACGGGCTGGCGCTCCAGACGTACACGGAGCGGGTGCAGGAGATGTACGGCCTCTACTTCAAGGTGGCGCGCGTGTTCGTCGCCGCGATCGGCAACCCCGCCGTGATGCGCGAGCTCACCCGGGTCGGCATGCAGAGCCGCACGCTCATGGAGTGGGTGCTGCGGATCATGGCGAACCTGCTCCGGCCCGACGAGCTCGGCCCCGCCGAGGCCGCCTACAAGGTCGTCGAGCGGCTCGTCGCGCTGTCTTGA
- a CDS encoding 4Fe-4S binding protein translates to MPRNDANPPMPEFAADYVLQEVDPTWLTSAVKPKQFLHIDQAECILCEGCVDICPWKCIHMLSVNAIDESVNADRPGDDPKDHVFFVVDEDVCTRCALCVDRCPTGVIILGKVTNDWAEGDPNVRTNRHGYAYGVRF, encoded by the coding sequence ATGCCGCGCAACGACGCCAACCCCCCGATGCCGGAGTTCGCGGCCGACTACGTGCTGCAAGAGGTCGACCCGACCTGGCTCACGTCCGCGGTGAAGCCGAAGCAGTTCCTGCACATCGACCAGGCCGAGTGCATCCTCTGCGAGGGCTGCGTCGACATCTGCCCGTGGAAGTGCATCCACATGCTCTCGGTCAACGCGATCGACGAGTCGGTGAACGCCGACCGTCCCGGCGACGATCCGAAGGACCATGTGTTCTTCGTCGTCGACGAGGACGTGTGCACGCGCTGCGCGCTGTGCGTCGACCGCTGCCCCACCGGCGTCATCATCCTCGGCAAGGTCACGAACGACTGGGCCGAGGGCGATCCGAACGTCCGCACCAACCGGCACGGCTACGCCTACGGCGTGCGTTTCTAG
- the extP gene encoding selenite/tellurite reduction operon b-type cytochrome ExtP: MFRPGSIYRKGYTDSPRNRSYVIMNNVLFHLHPVKVKRHAVKVSYTLCLGGLSFFLFILLTVTGIFLMFFYRPTATDAWNTVQNLETAVTFGSLVRNMHRWAAHLMVLTVFLHMSRVFYHGAYKAPREFNWVIGVILLTLTLLLSFTGYLLPWDQLALWAVTVGTNMMGYTPVFGSQVRFVLLGSKEIGNDTLLRWYVLHVLMLPFVIVIFMAVHFWRVRKDGGISGPL; the protein is encoded by the coding sequence ATCTTCCGACCGGGCTCGATCTACCGCAAGGGCTACACCGACAGCCCCCGGAACCGCTCCTACGTGATCATGAACAACGTGCTGTTCCACCTTCACCCGGTGAAGGTGAAGCGGCACGCGGTGAAGGTCTCCTACACGCTGTGCCTCGGCGGACTCTCGTTCTTCCTGTTCATCCTGCTCACGGTCACCGGCATCTTCTTGATGTTCTTCTACCGGCCGACCGCGACGGACGCGTGGAACACGGTGCAGAACCTCGAGACCGCGGTCACCTTCGGCTCACTCGTGCGCAACATGCATCGCTGGGCCGCGCACCTCATGGTGCTCACGGTCTTCCTGCACATGAGTCGCGTCTTCTACCACGGCGCGTACAAGGCGCCGCGTGAGTTCAACTGGGTGATCGGCGTCATCCTGCTGACGCTCACCCTGCTGCTCTCGTTCACCGGCTACCTGCTGCCGTGGGACCAGCTCGCACTCTGGGCCGTCACCGTCGGCACGAACATGATGGGCTACACCCCGGTGTTCGGCAGCCAGGTCCGGTTCGTGCTGCTGGGTTCGAAGGAGATCGGCAACGACACGTTGCTGCGGTGGTACGTACTCCACGTGCTGATGTTGCCGTTCGTCATCGTCATCTTCATGGCCGTCCACTTCTGGCGCGTCCGTAAGGACGGCGGCATCTCCGGTCCGCTGTAG
- a CDS encoding menaquinol-cytochrome c reductase cytochrome b subunit has protein sequence MAEVPEHLLRRSRERRKALGLPVEGEEAEAGAAEAEPEAETVAPAEEAAPVAASADAGEAITESKGGIPAHLLERSRKRKAALAGGDAGAGAAAGGTATATLPRAKTAAAPAPSGTGPGGHTQRLLTVVKSGSIQQTRAEAQDKVHVWPHLLVIEFASILSVTAFLTIFSALVKAPLLGLADVNQTPNPSKAPWYFLGLQELLTMFTPMVAGVTIPGIALFLLILTPYMDHNPSQKPHDRKFAICVFTIFMMFWSVLVIIGSFFRGQGFNFTFPWNDHVFFEL, from the coding sequence ATGGCCGAAGTACCCGAACATCTGCTGCGCCGCAGCCGGGAGCGCCGCAAGGCGTTGGGCCTCCCCGTCGAGGGCGAGGAGGCCGAAGCCGGCGCGGCCGAAGCCGAGCCCGAGGCGGAAACGGTCGCGCCTGCGGAAGAGGCCGCGCCCGTCGCCGCGAGCGCGGATGCCGGCGAGGCGATCACCGAGAGCAAGGGCGGCATCCCCGCGCACCTGCTCGAGCGGTCGCGCAAGCGCAAGGCCGCGCTCGCCGGTGGCGACGCGGGAGCGGGTGCCGCCGCCGGCGGGACCGCGACGGCGACGCTGCCGCGTGCGAAGACCGCAGCCGCGCCCGCGCCGAGCGGCACCGGCCCCGGTGGTCACACGCAGCGACTGCTCACCGTCGTCAAGTCGGGATCGATCCAGCAGACACGCGCCGAGGCGCAGGACAAGGTGCACGTCTGGCCGCATCTGCTCGTCATCGAGTTCGCGTCGATCCTCTCGGTCACCGCGTTCCTCACGATCTTCTCCGCGCTCGTGAAGGCGCCGCTCCTCGGGCTCGCCGATGTCAACCAGACGCCGAACCCGTCGAAGGCGCCGTGGTACTTCCTCGGTCTGCAGGAGCTGTTGACGATGTTCACGCCGATGGTCGCGGGCGTGACCATCCCGGGCATCGCGTTGTTCCTGCTGATCCTCACTCCCTACATGGACCACAACCCGTCGCAGAAACCCCACGATCGCAAGTTCGCGATCTGCGTCTTCACGATCTTCATGATGTTCTGGTCCGTGCTGGTCATCATCGGTTCGTTCTTCCGTGGGCAGGGCTTCAACTTCACCTTCCCGTGGAACGACCACGTGTTCTTCGAGCTCTAA
- a CDS encoding Rieske 2Fe-2S domain-containing protein, with the protein MFVAIIVIVIVVIAAASVLLLANRQRAATGNLSRETRKRDHDATAGESTAAGTELELSEEARARADEAAAQAGAPAVRRRGDITVWEPVDEEEIGVTRRQFLNRGILVAMLGALGTFGASLLAFLWPSSSGGFGGTINAGKLSDINAYIATNAQPFYVPEARTYIQPYPKADLPAAKKVYDDYIYASMEKGIVALYQKCVHLGCRVPWCQSAQWFECPCHGSKYNRVGEKRDGPAPRGLDRFQSIISGDNVTVNTGLLSVGPPIGTNTTGQVAEGPHCVG; encoded by the coding sequence ATGTTCGTAGCCATCATCGTCATCGTCATCGTCGTCATCGCCGCCGCGAGCGTGTTGCTGCTCGCGAACCGGCAGCGCGCGGCGACCGGCAACCTGAGCCGCGAGACGCGCAAGCGCGACCACGACGCGACCGCGGGCGAGTCCACCGCGGCGGGCACCGAGCTCGAGCTGAGCGAGGAAGCCCGCGCGCGCGCCGACGAAGCCGCCGCACAGGCGGGCGCGCCCGCAGTGCGTCGCCGCGGCGACATCACCGTATGGGAGCCCGTCGACGAAGAGGAGATCGGCGTCACCCGCCGGCAGTTCCTCAACCGAGGGATCCTCGTGGCGATGCTCGGCGCGCTCGGCACGTTCGGTGCGAGCCTGCTCGCGTTCCTCTGGCCTTCGAGCAGCGGCGGGTTCGGTGGCACGATCAACGCCGGGAAGCTCTCCGACATCAACGCGTACATCGCGACGAACGCGCAGCCGTTCTACGTGCCCGAGGCACGCACCTACATCCAGCCGTATCCGAAGGCCGACCTGCCCGCGGCGAAGAAGGTCTACGACGACTACATCTACGCGAGCATGGAGAAGGGCATCGTCGCCCTCTACCAGAAGTGCGTGCACCTCGGATGCCGCGTGCCGTGGTGCCAGTCGGCGCAGTGGTTCGAGTGCCCCTGCCACGGCTCGAAGTACAACCGCGTGGGCGAGAAGCGCGACGGGCCCGCGCCGCGCGGCCTCGACCGCTTCCAGTCGATCATCAGCGGCGACAACGTCACGGTGAACACGGGACTGCTCTCGGTCGGTCCGCCGATCGGCACGAACACAACCGGCCAGGTGGCCGAAGGCCCGCACTGCGTCGGGTGA
- a CDS encoding c-type cytochrome has translation MSVRHVLVVVNVLALVAVAVFAYIAVQRNREKKTPQNLAVFHNDETLEGPHLERVLGWSLFFAAIIAVALPVYWLREPNRQHESVQYFDDGAVSRGATLFSNSSMPAYNQAISLQCANCHGADLGGGSTSVAHTFKDNSGAFVEWKAPALNTVLQRFTPDEVSQIITYGRPGTPMQAWGVEGGGPKNDQSISDLVAFITSEQLTAKQAKAQSNANLKAWAEEPSTQLATAQKALSDAQSALSKAQADTKSTSADIKSAQAAVDTADKAFKWAQSWSARRQNASEGQLLFEVNCARCHTLYWSILDPAFPTTVEKPENVIGQPGGGAFGPDLSQEKERFTDSPTGTGVQAQIDFVTQGSIANAPYGNNGVGTGRMPGFGGMLTKDQIAAIVTYEREGLDKTTDQLAAVSYPGAKYTTF, from the coding sequence GTGAGCGTTCGTCATGTACTCGTCGTGGTCAACGTCCTCGCGCTCGTCGCGGTGGCGGTGTTCGCGTACATCGCGGTGCAACGCAACCGTGAGAAGAAGACGCCGCAGAACCTCGCCGTCTTCCACAACGACGAGACGCTCGAGGGTCCGCACCTCGAGCGCGTGCTCGGCTGGTCGCTGTTCTTCGCGGCGATCATCGCGGTCGCGCTGCCCGTCTACTGGTTGCGGGAGCCGAACCGTCAGCACGAGTCGGTGCAGTACTTCGACGACGGCGCCGTCTCACGGGGCGCGACGCTGTTCTCGAACTCGTCGATGCCCGCGTACAACCAGGCGATCTCGCTGCAGTGCGCGAACTGTCACGGCGCCGACCTCGGCGGTGGCAGCACGAGCGTCGCGCACACGTTCAAGGACAACAGCGGCGCGTTCGTCGAGTGGAAGGCACCCGCGCTCAACACGGTGCTGCAGCGCTTCACGCCCGACGAGGTCTCGCAGATCATCACCTACGGGCGACCCGGCACGCCGATGCAGGCGTGGGGAGTCGAGGGTGGCGGTCCGAAGAACGACCAGAGCATCAGCGACCTCGTCGCGTTCATCACGTCGGAGCAGCTGACGGCCAAGCAGGCGAAAGCGCAGTCGAACGCGAACCTGAAGGCGTGGGCCGAGGAGCCGTCGACGCAGCTCGCCACGGCCCAGAAGGCACTGAGCGATGCGCAGTCGGCGCTCTCGAAGGCGCAGGCCGACACGAAGTCGACGAGCGCCGACATCAAGTCCGCGCAGGCCGCGGTCGACACGGCCGACAAGGCGTTCAAGTGGGCGCAGAGCTGGTCGGCGCGAAGACAGAACGCCTCCGAGGGCCAGCTGCTGTTCGAAGTGAACTGCGCGCGCTGTCACACGTTGTACTGGTCGATCCTCGATCCCGCGTTCCCCACGACGGTGGAGAAGCCCGAGAACGTCATCGGGCAGCCCGGCGGCGGCGCGTTCGGACCCGACCTCAGCCAAGAGAAGGAACGGTTCACCGACAGTCCGACGGGAACCGGCGTCCAGGCGCAGATCGACTTCGTCACGCAGGGCTCCATCGCGAACGCGCCGTACGGCAACAACGGCGTCGGTACCGGACGCATGCCGGGCTTCGGCGGGATGCTCACGAAGGACCAGATCGCTGCGATCGTCACGTACGAGCGTGAAGGCCTCGACAAGACCACCGACCAGCTCGCTGCCGTCTCGTATCCCGGCGCGAAGTACACGACGTTCTAG
- the hemL gene encoding glutamate-1-semialdehyde 2,1-aminomutase encodes MSDLFARALERIPGGVNSPVRSFASVRGTPFFTARGEGAYLVDTDGNRYVDYVQSWGASILGHAHPAIVEAVQRAAAAGTSYGTPTAAEVELAELVCERMPNVEKLRLVSSGTEAAMTAVRVARGATTRTKIVKFAGCYHGHLDALLVAAGSGVATLGLPGSAGVTPGAVADTIVVPYNDLDALDAVLAERGAEIAAVLVEPIAANMGLVPPAPGYLEGLRERCTRVGALLILDEVITGFRVGPSGAQGRFAIRPDLTILGKVVGGGLPLAAVGGAAALMDELAPVGPVYQAGTLSGNPLATAAGLAALAHLDEAAYAELEHKAARLESLLRDACSAVGVPAQVTRVHTLVGLFFATAPVVDYAGAQAANHERYAQCFHGLLDRGVFFAPSGYETLFVSLAHDDAALEHTAASFSAAIATVAAIE; translated from the coding sequence GTGTCCGATCTGTTCGCCCGCGCGCTCGAGCGCATCCCCGGCGGTGTGAACTCGCCGGTCCGTTCGTTCGCCTCGGTGCGGGGCACGCCGTTCTTCACCGCGCGCGGTGAGGGCGCGTACCTCGTCGACACCGACGGCAACCGGTACGTCGACTACGTGCAGTCGTGGGGCGCGTCGATCCTCGGGCACGCGCACCCGGCGATCGTCGAAGCCGTGCAGCGCGCGGCCGCGGCGGGCACGTCGTACGGCACGCCGACCGCGGCCGAGGTCGAGCTCGCGGAGCTCGTGTGCGAGCGCATGCCGAACGTCGAGAAGCTGCGGCTCGTGTCGTCGGGCACCGAAGCCGCGATGACCGCAGTGCGCGTCGCACGCGGCGCGACCACGCGCACGAAGATCGTGAAGTTCGCGGGCTGCTACCACGGCCACCTCGACGCGCTGCTCGTCGCCGCGGGCAGCGGAGTCGCGACGCTCGGGCTTCCCGGATCCGCGGGAGTGACGCCCGGCGCGGTCGCCGACACGATCGTCGTTCCGTACAACGATCTCGACGCGCTCGACGCGGTGCTCGCCGAGCGCGGCGCCGAGATCGCGGCGGTGCTCGTCGAGCCGATCGCCGCGAACATGGGCCTCGTCCCACCCGCGCCCGGCTATCTCGAGGGCCTGCGCGAACGCTGCACGCGCGTCGGCGCGCTGTTGATCCTCGACGAGGTGATCACCGGCTTTCGCGTCGGTCCCTCCGGCGCGCAGGGCCGCTTCGCGATCCGCCCCGACCTCACGATCCTCGGCAAGGTCGTCGGCGGCGGGCTGCCGCTCGCCGCGGTCGGCGGAGCGGCGGCACTCATGGACGAGCTCGCGCCGGTCGGTCCCGTGTACCAAGCGGGCACGTTGTCGGGGAACCCGCTCGCGACGGCGGCCGGGCTCGCCGCGCTCGCGCATCTCGACGAAGCCGCGTACGCCGAGCTCGAGCACAAGGCCGCGCGTCTCGAATCGTTGCTGCGCGACGCGTGTTCAGCCGTCGGTGTGCCCGCGCAGGTCACGCGCGTCCACACGCTCGTCGGCCTGTTCTTCGCGACGGCGCCGGTCGTCGACTACGCGGGCGCGCAGGCTGCGAATCACGAGCGGTACGCGCAGTGCTTCCACGGTCTGCTCGATCGCGGCGTGTTCTTCGCTCCGAGCGGCTACGAGACGCTGTTCGTGTCCCTCGCACACGACGACGCCGCGCTGGAGCACACGGCCGCATCGTTCAGCGCCGCGATCGCCACCGTCGCGGCAATCGAATAG
- the hemB gene encoding porphobilinogen synthase, translating to MPFPERRLRRLRRTPALRRLVAETRLSVDGLVAPLFVKEGLDGPEPIVSMPGVVQHSQESLRKEVRELAGLGIPAVMLFGIPAVKDARGSGADARDGVIQIALRNLRDEVGDSLVLMTDDCLDEFTDHGHCGVLTDAGEVDNDATIVRYASIATSQAGAGADVIAPSGMMDGQVGAIRAALDGTGHENVAILAYAAKYASALYGPFRDAAECAPQFGDRRGYQMDPANAREAIDEVALDVAEGADMVMVKPALAYLDVIAAIRARHSLPVAAYHVSGEYAMVKAAAQLGWLDGDAVALEHLVAIKRAGADIILTYCARDVAELLSS from the coding sequence ATGCCGTTCCCCGAGCGCCGCCTCCGTCGCCTGCGCCGCACCCCGGCGTTGCGCAGGCTCGTCGCGGAGACCCGCCTCTCGGTCGACGGGCTCGTCGCGCCGCTGTTCGTGAAGGAAGGGCTCGACGGACCGGAACCGATCGTGTCGATGCCCGGGGTCGTGCAGCACAGCCAGGAGAGCCTGCGCAAAGAGGTGCGCGAGCTCGCCGGGCTCGGCATCCCGGCCGTCATGTTGTTCGGCATCCCGGCGGTCAAGGACGCGCGCGGCTCGGGCGCCGACGCGCGCGACGGCGTCATTCAGATCGCGCTGCGCAATCTGCGCGACGAGGTCGGCGACTCGCTCGTGTTGATGACCGACGATTGCCTCGACGAGTTCACCGACCACGGGCACTGCGGCGTGCTCACCGACGCCGGTGAAGTCGACAACGACGCGACGATCGTGCGCTACGCCTCGATCGCAACGAGCCAGGCCGGCGCGGGGGCCGATGTGATCGCGCCGTCGGGGATGATGGACGGGCAGGTCGGCGCGATCCGTGCCGCGCTCGACGGCACCGGTCACGAGAACGTGGCGATCCTCGCCTACGCGGCGAAGTACGCGTCGGCGCTGTACGGCCCGTTCCGCGACGCCGCCGAGTGCGCACCGCAGTTCGGCGACCGACGCGGCTACCAGATGGATCCTGCGAACGCGCGCGAGGCGATCGACGAGGTCGCGCTCGACGTCGCCGAGGGCGCCGACATGGTGATGGTGAAGCCTGCGCTCGCGTACCTCGACGTCATCGCCGCGATTCGCGCGCGGCACTCGCTGCCCGTCGCGGCGTATCACGTGAGCGGTGAGTACGCGATGGTGAAGGCCGCCGCGCAGCTCGGCTGGCTCGACGGCGACGCGGTCGCGCTCGAACATCTCGTCGCGATCAAGCGTGCGGGGGCCGACATCATCCTCACCTACTGCGCGCGCGACGTCGCCGAACTCCTGAGCTCCTGA